One window of the Lactobacillus sp. PV034 genome contains the following:
- a CDS encoding TerC family protein, giving the protein MQLLRLYAPFFDLNNWGYVLTSGKDWIMIFTLILMECLLSVDNAVVLAAQTQVLPTEKEKKESLIYGLWGAYLFRFIVIGIGTYLIHFWEIKLLGGIYLFYLVYRYFYDLRHPKEDKVESSHPKKQKKSNKKHHLSLFWRTVISIESMDIVFSIDSVLAALAMSNNPVVVLIGGMIGILCMRGVAEVIIKLMKIIPELQTMAYILIAIIAAKLLVSLPPINYKVPDVVFAIIVFGTVGLTVLIHYLRPQNRKHKSSN; this is encoded by the coding sequence ATGCAACTTCTTAGACTTTATGCCCCATTTTTTGACTTAAATAATTGGGGCTATGTGCTGACAAGTGGTAAAGATTGGATCATGATCTTTACCTTGATTCTTATGGAATGTTTGCTCTCAGTTGATAATGCCGTGGTATTAGCGGCACAAACTCAAGTCCTACCCACAGAAAAAGAAAAAAAGGAATCTCTAATCTATGGTTTATGGGGAGCTTACCTTTTTCGTTTTATCGTAATTGGGATCGGAACATATTTAATTCACTTCTGGGAAATTAAGCTTTTAGGTGGAATTTATTTATTTTACCTGGTTTATCGCTACTTTTATGATTTACGCCATCCTAAGGAAGATAAAGTCGAATCATCACACCCAAAAAAGCAAAAAAAGTCTAACAAAAAGCATCATCTATCACTATTTTGGCGTACTGTAATTTCTATTGAATCGATGGATATAGTATTTTCAATTGACTCAGTTCTAGCTGCTCTGGCAATGTCAAATAATCCAGTTGTCGTCTTAATTGGTGGGATGATAGGAATTTTATGTATGCGAGGAGTAGCCGAAGTTATTATTAAACTTATGAAAATTATTCCTGAGTTGCAAACTATGGCTTATATTTTAATTGCTATTATCGCAGCTAAGCTTTTAGTCTCACTTCCGCCAATCAATTATAAAGTTCCAGACGTAGTATTTGCTATTATTGTTTTTGGTACTGTTGGCTTAACTGTTCTGATTCATTACTTGCGTCCTCAAAACCGTAAACACAAATCATCTAATTAA
- a CDS encoding DUF488 domain-containing protein, translating to MTKNKIKLVRIYDHEQPNGYRILVDRLWPRGMSKVKADLDEWDKQIGPSNELRKWFNHDDQKYAEFKQKYEQELDDNPALSDFIKNVKEQLAKQDVLFLYGAKNKEHNQAVVLKEYLKDKIN from the coding sequence TTGACTAAGAATAAAATTAAATTAGTGCGGATTTATGATCACGAACAACCTAATGGTTACCGAATTTTAGTAGATCGACTTTGGCCACGTGGTATGAGTAAGGTGAAAGCAGACCTAGATGAATGGGATAAACAAATTGGTCCAAGTAATGAATTGCGTAAATGGTTCAATCATGATGATCAAAAATACGCAGAATTTAAACAAAAATATGAACAAGAATTAGATGATAATCCTGCTTTATCAGATTTTATTAAAAATGTTAAAGAACAATTGGCTAAGCAGGATGTCCTTTTCCTTTATGGTGCTAAAAATAAAGAGCACAACCAAGCAGTTGTACTCAAAGAATATCTAAAAGATAAGATTAATTAG
- a CDS encoding DNA-3-methyladenine glycosylase: MNYDSFFKNRPTEIIAQDLLGRTLSFNNGKEILSGTIVETEAYLGQKDRAAHSYNGRRSQANEGLYRSGGTLYIYAQRQYFFFDVATQEENIPEGVLIRAIDPISGIKTMEANRNHKTGILLTNGPAKMMQAFGIDSRKWDLHSLAQSPFDIDLNHKKPIEEIKAVPRVGINQSDPYWAKKELRYIVAGNPYVSDIKKKDFKKNHGFY; encoded by the coding sequence ATGAACTACGATTCATTTTTTAAAAATAGACCAACCGAAATTATTGCTCAAGACCTTCTAGGCAGAACACTATCTTTTAATAATGGAAAAGAAATTTTAAGCGGGACTATTGTTGAAACCGAAGCATATTTAGGCCAAAAAGATCGCGCTGCTCACTCCTATAATGGCCGACGCTCACAAGCTAATGAAGGATTATATCGCAGTGGTGGTACGCTTTATATTTATGCTCAACGTCAGTACTTTTTCTTTGACGTCGCTACACAAGAAGAAAACATCCCTGAAGGAGTGCTAATTCGTGCTATTGATCCAATTAGCGGTATCAAAACAATGGAAGCCAATCGTAACCATAAAACTGGTATCCTCTTAACAAATGGTCCTGCCAAAATGATGCAGGCTTTTGGAATTGATAGTCGTAAATGGGATCTCCATTCTCTAGCTCAATCTCCTTTTGATATTGATTTAAATCATAAAAAGCCAATTGAAGAAATAAAAGCTGTCCCGAGGGTTGGCATTAACCAATCTGATCCTTACTGGGCTAAAAAAGAATTGCGCTATATCGTCGCAGGTAACCCCTACGTTTCAGATATCAAGAAAAAAGATTTTAAGAAAAATCACGGATTTTATTGA
- a CDS encoding ABC transporter substrate-binding protein/permease — protein sequence MKSKAKWLTALLLLVISLIISNHAGLSTVQAASKEPVLKIGMEANYPPYNWTQTNDANGAVPIDGSKQYANGYDVQIAKIIGKKLHRKVVVEKTEWDGLLPALTSGKIDLIIAGMSPTPERRKAINFTEPYRKGTFVVIVNKNSKYAKAKTLNDFDGAKLTAQQGTLHYDLIKQLKGAKRQPAMRDFSAMRQSLNSGTIDGYVSEDIEYTSYKAVNPNVVAINLNKMSGFHVDADDSETSIGVKKGNTQLLNQVNAILATISNKKRAQLMNAAIREQPQATSKHENWFISMMHRYGSMILGGVGMTLLLALVGTIVGFFIGLLVGIIRTIPTPKSTGKRWFMKVIDWILAVYIEVFRGTPMMVQAAVFYYGIAQLWHINLNRTVAALIIVSINTGAYLSEIIRGGINATPKGQFEAAQALGMKHSQQMWQIILPQAIRNCLPSITNEFIVNIKDTSVLSIISVSELFFVGTTVASQTFQFFQTYLIISAIYLILTFSITRIFNFIEKKLEGPRNYNLMANQIQLADPKEAGLEHEQ from the coding sequence GTGAAGTCAAAAGCAAAATGGCTAACCGCGCTTTTGTTGTTAGTAATTAGTCTTATTATTAGTAATCATGCTGGCTTATCAACTGTACAAGCCGCTAGCAAAGAACCTGTTTTAAAAATAGGAATGGAAGCAAATTACCCACCTTACAACTGGACTCAAACCAATGATGCTAATGGCGCTGTTCCAATTGATGGTTCAAAGCAATACGCTAATGGTTACGATGTTCAGATTGCCAAGATTATTGGTAAAAAATTACACCGTAAAGTTGTCGTTGAAAAGACCGAATGGGATGGTTTACTTCCCGCTTTAACTTCAGGCAAGATTGACTTGATTATCGCTGGTATGTCACCTACTCCTGAGCGTAGAAAAGCAATTAACTTTACTGAACCTTACCGTAAAGGGACTTTCGTTGTTATTGTTAATAAAAACAGTAAATATGCTAAAGCAAAAACTCTTAATGATTTTGATGGGGCAAAATTAACTGCACAACAAGGTACCCTTCACTATGACTTAATTAAGCAATTAAAAGGGGCAAAACGTCAACCTGCAATGCGTGACTTTTCTGCCATGCGTCAAAGTTTAAATTCCGGTACTATTGATGGCTACGTTTCTGAAGATATTGAATATACTAGCTACAAGGCAGTAAATCCTAATGTCGTAGCCATTAATTTAAATAAAATGTCCGGTTTCCATGTAGATGCTGACGATTCTGAAACTTCTATTGGAGTTAAGAAGGGTAATACTCAACTTCTTAACCAAGTTAATGCTATTTTAGCTACTATTTCTAATAAAAAGCGTGCTCAATTAATGAACGCAGCTATTCGTGAACAACCACAGGCTACTTCAAAGCATGAAAATTGGTTCATTTCGATGATGCATCGCTACGGTAGTATGATCCTTGGTGGTGTAGGAATGACTTTACTTCTTGCCTTAGTTGGTACGATTGTTGGTTTCTTCATTGGTTTATTAGTAGGTATTATCCGTACCATCCCTACACCAAAATCAACTGGTAAGAGATGGTTCATGAAGGTTATTGACTGGATCTTAGCAGTCTACATTGAAGTCTTCCGTGGAACTCCTATGATGGTTCAAGCCGCCGTCTTCTACTATGGTATTGCCCAATTATGGCACATCAACTTAAACAGAACTGTTGCCGCTTTAATTATTGTTTCTATTAATACTGGAGCTTACTTATCTGAAATTATTCGTGGTGGTATTAATGCAACTCCTAAGGGACAATTTGAAGCTGCTCAAGCCCTTGGAATGAAACACTCACAACAAATGTGGCAAATTATCTTACCACAAGCTATCCGTAACTGTCTTCCATCAATTACGAATGAATTTATTGTTAACATTAAGGATACTTCAGTATTGAGTATTATTTCTGTTTCAGAATTATTCTTTGTTGGTACAACCGTTGCGAGTCAAACCTTCCAATTCTTCCAAACATACTTAATCATTTCTGCTATTTACTTAATTCTTACCTTCTCAATTACTCGTATCTTTAACTTTATCGAAAAGAAACTTGAAGGTCCTAGAAATTACAACCTAATGGCAAACCAAATTCAATTAGCTGATCCAAAGGAGGCTGGTCTTGAACATGAACAATAA
- a CDS encoding amino acid ABC transporter ATP-binding protein yields the protein MNNNEENILKVEHLQKSYGDHQVLRDISFDINKGEIMTIIGPSGGGKSTMLRCINLLEDPTEGKILFHGDNILAPKYDLNHYRSKVGMVFQQFNLFNNKNVLQNCMIGQESVLGRSKAEAEKIARENLKKVGMEAYAEAKPAQLSGGQQQRVAIARAISMNPEVLLFDEPTSALDPEMVGEVLKTMSNLAKTGLTMVIVTHEMGFARDISNHVVFMSDGYITEQGTPDQIFNHPQEEKTKKFLRNFRNEQF from the coding sequence ATGAACAATAATGAAGAAAACATCTTAAAAGTAGAACACTTGCAAAAAAGCTATGGTGATCACCAAGTTTTACGTGACATTTCATTTGATATTAACAAGGGTGAAATTATGACAATCATCGGCCCTTCCGGTGGTGGTAAATCTACGATGCTTAGATGTATCAACCTCTTAGAAGATCCAACTGAGGGAAAAATATTATTTCATGGTGATAATATCTTAGCGCCCAAATATGATTTGAATCATTATCGTTCAAAAGTTGGCATGGTATTCCAACAGTTCAACTTGTTCAACAACAAGAATGTACTTCAAAATTGTATGATTGGACAAGAATCAGTTTTAGGTCGTTCAAAAGCAGAAGCAGAAAAAATCGCTCGTGAAAATCTTAAAAAAGTTGGTATGGAAGCATATGCCGAAGCAAAACCAGCCCAACTATCAGGGGGACAACAACAACGTGTTGCGATTGCACGTGCAATTTCAATGAACCCAGAAGTACTCTTATTTGATGAACCAACTAGTGCCCTCGATCCCGAGATGGTTGGTGAAGTTCTAAAAACTATGAGTAATCTAGCAAAAACCGGATTAACAATGGTAATCGTTACTCACGAAATGGGCTTTGCTCGTGATATTTCTAATCATGTTGTATTTATGAGTGATGGTTATATTACTGAACAAGGAACACCAGATCAAATTTTCAATCACCCACAAGAAGAAAAAACCAAGAAATTCTTACGTAATTTCAGAAATGAACAGTTCTAA